A window from Anaeromusa acidaminophila DSM 3853 encodes these proteins:
- a CDS encoding response regulator — protein sequence MAIRVLIVDDAAFMRMMIKDILSKNGYEVVGEAENGQKAVEKFQELKPDLTTMDITMPEMDGITAVKEIKKIDANAKVIMCSAMGQQAMVIEAIQCGARDFIVKPFQPDRVLEAVRKVIG from the coding sequence ATGGCAATACGAGTTTTGATTGTGGATGACGCTGCGTTCATGCGGATGATGATCAAGGATATTCTTTCTAAAAATGGTTATGAGGTAGTCGGCGAAGCGGAAAACGGACAGAAAGCAGTAGAGAAATTTCAGGAATTGAAACCCGACTTGACTACGATGGATATTACGATGCCGGAAATGGATGGGATTACTGCGGTAAAAGAAATTAAAAAAATTGACGCCAATGCTAAGGTAATCATGTGTAGCGCCATGGGGCAGCAGGCTATGGTTATTGAAGCCATCCAATGCGGCGCACGGGACTTCATTGTTAAGCCGTTCCAGCCGGATCGTGTATTGGAAGCGGTCCGTAAAGTCATTGGATAA
- the fliY gene encoding flagellar motor switch phosphatase FliY: MSESFLSQEELDALLKGEAAPAAASGEVLSDVEHDALGEIGNISMGSAATTLSILLGKRVSITTPKVGVSSLMEIQNACPLPFLVVEVGYTHGVHGTNLLAIKESDALIIADLMMGNDGTNPPTELNELYMSAVGEAMNQMMGSVATSMSTMFKQKVDISPPKANLIHFATHEPLTSALTATENVVRVAFRMEVEDLIDSEIMQILPVEVAKTLVKNLMGDIASQQTAAPATPAQPAAAAPAAAQSAPPIAAAPAPAAAMPPQQGYYAPPQPSYQQPQVPVQAVQFSPLVPGQMAAVDGNIGLILDVPLQVTVELGRTKKLIREILELSPGSVLELDKLAGEPVDVLVNGKLLAKGEVVVIDENFGVRITDIVSPIERASSLQ; the protein is encoded by the coding sequence ATGAGTGAGAGCTTTCTCAGTCAAGAGGAGCTTGACGCCTTGCTAAAAGGTGAAGCAGCGCCGGCAGCAGCAAGCGGCGAGGTTCTTTCTGATGTAGAGCATGATGCTCTAGGCGAGATTGGCAATATTTCTATGGGCAGCGCAGCAACAACATTGTCGATTTTATTAGGTAAGCGCGTGTCCATTACGACTCCTAAAGTAGGGGTTTCTTCTCTGATGGAAATCCAGAATGCTTGCCCGTTGCCTTTTCTTGTCGTAGAGGTAGGCTATACCCATGGCGTTCATGGGACTAATTTGTTAGCGATTAAAGAATCGGATGCGTTAATTATTGCGGATCTGATGATGGGGAATGATGGCACTAATCCTCCTACGGAATTAAATGAGTTGTATATGAGCGCGGTAGGGGAAGCTATGAACCAAATGATGGGCTCAGTGGCTACTTCGATGTCAACTATGTTTAAACAAAAAGTCGATATTTCACCGCCGAAAGCAAATTTGATCCATTTTGCTACCCATGAGCCGTTGACGTCAGCGCTTACTGCTACAGAAAATGTGGTGAGGGTAGCTTTCCGTATGGAAGTGGAAGATTTAATTGACAGTGAAATTATGCAGATTTTACCGGTAGAGGTGGCTAAGACGCTGGTTAAAAATCTCATGGGAGATATTGCTAGCCAACAGACTGCAGCGCCTGCTACACCGGCTCAACCAGCCGCAGCAGCGCCCGCAGCTGCGCAGTCGGCTCCTCCGATTGCCGCTGCACCAGCACCCGCGGCGGCAATGCCTCCGCAACAGGGCTATTATGCGCCGCCGCAGCCTAGCTATCAACAGCCTCAAGTTCCAGTGCAGGCAGTACAATTTTCACCGCTCGTACCAGGGCAGATGGCAGCTGTTGACGGAAATATTGGTTTGATTTTGGATGTACCGTTGCAGGTGACGGTGGAATTAGGACGAACCAAAAAATTGATTCGCGAAATCTTGGAATTAAGCCCCGGTTCGGTTTTGGAGCTGGATAAGCTAGCTGGTGAACCGGTGGATGTTTTAGTAAACGGCAAATTGCTAGCCAAAGGAGAAGTCGTGGTTATCGACGAAAACTTTGGAGTTCGCATAACCGATATTGTAAGCCCGATAGAACGGGCCAGTAGCTTGCAATAA
- the fliP gene encoding flagellar type III secretion system pore protein FliP (The bacterial flagellar biogenesis protein FliP forms a type III secretion system (T3SS)-type pore required for flagellar assembly.), whose protein sequence is MVLFCIIGFICANVEAAPLVPAPNVSIGVNEANNPQEVALSLQILLTLTVLSLAPSILIMMTSFTRIIVVLSFLRSALATQQMPPNQVLVALALFLTFFTMSPYLDAVNQNALQPFLAGGMGQEDAVKAAMEPMREFMFKQTRENDLALFVNLSEAPRPNGPEDVSTSVLIPAFMISELKTAFQIGFLLYIPFIVIDMVVASTLMSMGMMMVPPVMISLPFKILLFVLVDGWHLVVRSLIMSFN, encoded by the coding sequence ATGGTTCTATTTTGCATAATAGGATTTATTTGTGCCAATGTGGAAGCGGCGCCCTTAGTACCGGCGCCGAATGTTTCGATAGGCGTTAATGAAGCGAACAATCCTCAAGAAGTGGCTCTAAGCCTACAAATTTTATTGACGTTGACCGTGTTATCATTAGCTCCGTCTATTTTGATTATGATGACATCTTTTACACGGATCATCGTCGTACTTTCTTTTTTGCGCAGCGCTCTAGCGACTCAACAAATGCCTCCCAATCAGGTGCTTGTCGCATTGGCGCTGTTTCTTACGTTTTTCACAATGTCGCCCTATTTGGATGCTGTAAATCAGAATGCGTTACAGCCTTTTTTGGCAGGAGGGATGGGGCAAGAAGATGCGGTCAAAGCAGCCATGGAGCCTATGCGGGAATTTATGTTTAAGCAAACTCGTGAAAACGACTTAGCTTTATTTGTAAATCTCTCGGAGGCGCCGCGGCCTAATGGACCGGAAGATGTGTCTACATCGGTTTTGATTCCTGCGTTCATGATTAGTGAATTAAAAACTGCTTTTCAAATCGGCTTTCTTTTATACATTCCATTCATCGTTATTGATATGGTAGTAGCAAGCACCTTGATGTCGATGGGGATGATGATGGTGCCGCCAGTCATGATTTCACTGCCTTTTAAGATTCTTTTATTTGTCTTGGTCGATGGCTGGCATTTGGTAGTCCGATCGTTAATTATGAGTTTTAATTGA
- the fliQ gene encoding flagellar biosynthesis protein FliQ: MSADYAVELGRDALLMVMLVSAPMLGLGLLVGLLVSVFQATTQIQEQTLAFIPKIIAVFVAILIFGPWMLRLLMDFTQQLLLILPKLSH, translated from the coding sequence ATGTCGGCAGATTATGCTGTCGAATTGGGCCGGGACGCCCTGCTAATGGTGATGTTGGTTTCTGCTCCCATGCTGGGATTAGGGCTGTTGGTGGGGCTGCTGGTTAGCGTGTTTCAGGCTACTACGCAAATTCAGGAACAGACATTGGCGTTTATCCCTAAAATTATTGCTGTGTTTGTGGCAATTTTGATCTTTGGGCCGTGGATGCTGCGTCTATTAATGGATTTTACGCAGCAACTGCTCTTGATACTGCCAAAACTGTCGCATTGA
- a CDS encoding FliO/MopB family protein → MGRFLTALTVGVAAAVWQTAALAVESGNEYLKYQEPVSNSGGLSWLSSFAYVFSLLFTFAVVLFLAYVASRFLGRRLGHLGVQGSRKQQILQVIPLGQQGAIQVVEVGGRILVLGITSQQIQLLLEITDPQEIDRIRSQQDALLQDELFSEIPLNNMLTNSLQRLDALKNKFPRVFDQSRK, encoded by the coding sequence ATGGGACGGTTTCTGACGGCATTAACAGTAGGAGTGGCGGCGGCTGTCTGGCAGACGGCCGCTTTAGCTGTAGAATCAGGAAATGAGTACTTAAAGTATCAAGAGCCAGTTTCTAACAGCGGCGGCCTTTCTTGGCTTTCTTCTTTCGCATATGTGTTTTCCTTACTGTTCACCTTTGCGGTAGTGCTCTTCTTGGCTTATGTGGCATCTCGCTTTTTAGGACGACGCTTAGGCCATTTAGGAGTGCAAGGAAGTCGCAAGCAACAAATATTGCAAGTAATTCCTTTGGGGCAACAAGGCGCTATTCAGGTAGTGGAAGTAGGCGGGCGTATTCTGGTTTTGGGGATTACGTCCCAACAAATCCAATTATTATTGGAGATTACGGATCCCCAAGAAATAGACCGTATTCGTTCTCAACAGGACGCGTTGTTGCAAGATGAATTATTTAGTGAGATTCCTTTAAACAACATGCTGACGAATTCGTTGCAGCGTTTAGATGCATTGAAAAACAAATTCCCGCGTGTGTTTGATCAATCCCGAAAATAA